In the Dethiosulfovibrio russensis genome, TCGTTCCACATTTCGACCTCCTCTTTTGCGGCTTCCATAGCTTTGGAGGCCTGGTTGAAAAGGCCATGTGCCATGGAGGCGTCTTCCATGGGAACTCCGTGTAATAAGGTTATCCTCGTCTCCTTCTGTCGTTTGTCCAGAACCTTTTTCACTCCGTCCAGGATGTCCTGTGTCCTGTTTACCTCCAGATCGGTAGCCACTACGACGTTTTTCAGTATATCTCCTGGTATGGTCGGAGGGGTGTTCCATCGGAGTATCAATTGAGGCAGGCCCAGAGATTGAACGAGAGGGACTATAGCGGTGTCGGGGGAAACGGTTATCACCGCTACGGAGAAGTCCTCTCTTCGCACTATTGCGGAAAATACCTCGTCTTTTTCTCCTGCTTCCACGTAGAAGCGAAAAGGCACGCCGTTCGGGATGGATCTCTCGCACATTTCCTTCAGTATTTCTTGAGCTCCGGAGACGACAGACGGGGTCTCTACGCCTATCGACGTGCTCACGACGTGTACCGCTACTATCTCTTCCGATCTCTCTGTTAGATGTGTCGCCACCCATTTTAAATCCCTTTCGGATCTTTCCGATAGGTCGGAGGGGTACAGTATCTTTCTAAACATGAAGATCGCTCCTTCCGTCTTTAGGCTAGGGTATCTATTTCCATAATATCGAAATAATGAGTCTTGTCCATCTTGGATG is a window encoding:
- a CDS encoding universal stress protein, which codes for MFRKILYPSDLSERSERDLKWVATHLTERSEEIVAVHVVSTSIGVETPSVVSGAQEILKEMCERSIPNGVPFRFYVEAGEKDEVFSAIVRREDFSVAVITVSPDTAIVPLVQSLGLPQLILRWNTPPTIPGDILKNVVVATDLEVNRTQDILDGVKKVLDKRQKETRITLLHGVPMEDASMAHGLFNQASKAMEAAKEEVEMWNDLVETKLVGGQTEEELPKAIVDLSTSLLVLGLPLKTDIWQLILGNTAEALVERTRCPILIIPTE